In one Arenibacter antarcticus genomic region, the following are encoded:
- a CDS encoding NAD kinase, protein MKVAIYGLAYQESALEYVLELIEELQNENAEIYFEELFFNSLSLRHKLGDYPTFTDLVGLDRSFDMFVSFGGDGTILRATTYVRDLDIPIVGVNTGRLGFLSTFKKEDVRKVVREFVAGAYTIEERSLVEVAESSDIPEFKTLNFALNEITVSRKDTTSMITVETHLNDEYLTSYWADGLIVSTPTGSTGYSLSCGGPVMAPTVKSLILTPIAPHNLNARPLVISDDTLIRLKVSGRAKSHLVSLDSRIATVPNGKEILVRKAPFNIKMIEYTSESFLKTLRNKLLWGEDKRN, encoded by the coding sequence ATGAAGGTAGCCATTTACGGACTAGCTTATCAAGAATCTGCATTGGAGTACGTACTGGAGCTTATAGAAGAGCTTCAAAATGAAAATGCGGAAATTTACTTTGAAGAATTATTTTTTAACTCTCTTTCTTTACGGCACAAGTTGGGCGATTACCCCACTTTCACCGATTTGGTCGGGCTAGATCGAAGCTTTGATATGTTTGTAAGCTTTGGTGGGGATGGTACCATATTGAGGGCAACTACCTATGTTAGGGATTTGGATATTCCAATAGTTGGAGTAAATACTGGTCGCCTTGGGTTCTTGTCCACCTTTAAAAAAGAGGATGTTCGGAAGGTGGTTCGGGAGTTCGTTGCAGGCGCATATACTATTGAGGAAAGGAGTTTGGTTGAAGTGGCTGAGTCTTCTGATATTCCAGAATTTAAAACTTTAAATTTCGCCTTAAATGAAATTACGGTAAGCAGAAAGGATACTACCTCTATGATTACGGTAGAGACTCATCTGAACGATGAATACCTAACGTCGTATTGGGCAGATGGATTAATAGTGTCTACGCCAACAGGTTCTACGGGTTATTCTCTAAGCTGCGGTGGCCCTGTAATGGCGCCTACGGTAAAATCGTTGATTTTGACTCCTATTGCTCCACATAACCTTAATGCAAGGCCATTGGTTATTTCTGATGACACCTTAATCCGACTCAAAGTGTCGGGAAGGGCAAAAAGCCATTTGGTGTCTTTAGACTCTCGGATTGCTACTGTGCCCAACGGTAAGGAAATTTTGGTACGGAAAGCTCCTTTTAATATTAAAATGATAGAATATACTTCCGAGAGCTTTCTGAAAACCTTGAGGAATAAATTGTTGTGGGGTGAAGACAAACGCAATTGA
- a CDS encoding pyridoxine 5'-phosphate synthase, producing MTKLSVNVNKIATLRNSRGGNVPNLIKVAQDIEEFGAQGITIHPRPDERHITYQDARDLKKVVTTEFNIEGNPIPKFMELVLELKPTQVTLVPDGVDAITSNAGWDTITHMDFLKEIIQTFKSNGIRTSIFVDPDLKMIQGAALTGANRIELYTESYAIAYANGNKTGITPFVEAAKAAHELGMGINAGHDLSLDNIQFFKESVPNLLEVSIGHALISESLYLGLENVINMYINKLK from the coding sequence ATGACAAAGCTTAGCGTTAACGTAAATAAAATTGCGACTTTAAGAAATTCGAGGGGAGGAAACGTCCCTAACCTAATAAAAGTAGCCCAAGACATTGAAGAGTTTGGAGCACAAGGGATAACCATACATCCAAGACCGGACGAAAGGCACATCACCTACCAGGATGCCAGGGACCTAAAAAAGGTGGTCACCACAGAATTTAACATAGAAGGCAATCCAATTCCCAAATTTATGGAGCTGGTCTTGGAACTAAAGCCTACCCAGGTTACTTTGGTGCCAGATGGTGTAGACGCTATTACCTCCAATGCAGGATGGGACACTATAACACACATGGATTTTCTTAAAGAGATTATCCAAACCTTTAAGAGCAACGGAATAAGGACTTCCATTTTTGTAGACCCAGACCTTAAGATGATCCAAGGAGCCGCATTAACAGGGGCAAACCGCATAGAGTTGTACACCGAAAGTTATGCCATTGCATATGCAAATGGCAACAAAACGGGGATAACTCCTTTCGTGGAAGCTGCAAAAGCCGCACACGAATTAGGCATGGGAATCAATGCAGGGCACGATCTAAGCTTGGACAATATTCAATTTTTCAAGGAAAGTGTACCAAATCTTTTAGAAGTTTCCATAGGGCACGCCCTAATTTCAGAATCTCTTTACTTAGGTTTGGAGAACGTAATTAACATGTATATAAATAAATTAAAATAA
- a CDS encoding CBS domain-containing protein: MHIQDSILTTLPVFKVTDSLKKVIQFFEQATYSHVAVVDNEVYLGVLEKNDLDTFEEDKQIEDYRYQLATFFARPEASWLDVLEAFSKNDANILPVVEDSGKVVGYYDLIDVVNLFIETPFFTEPGGILVLAKGIKDYSFSEIAQIVESNNLKLIGAFITDSRNDVIQITIKIGATHLNEVIQSFRRYNYTILYGNDDDQFLEDLKQRSDYLDKYLNV, encoded by the coding sequence ATGCATATTCAAGACAGCATATTAACAACATTACCTGTTTTTAAAGTAACGGACTCTTTAAAGAAAGTGATCCAGTTCTTTGAGCAGGCTACCTATTCGCATGTGGCGGTGGTAGATAATGAGGTGTATTTGGGAGTGTTGGAAAAAAATGACCTAGACACTTTTGAGGAGGATAAACAAATTGAGGACTATAGGTATCAGTTAGCTACTTTTTTTGCGAGACCTGAAGCTTCTTGGTTAGATGTGTTGGAGGCTTTTTCGAAGAATGACGCCAATATTTTGCCTGTGGTGGAGGATAGTGGTAAAGTGGTAGGGTATTATGACCTGATAGATGTAGTGAACCTTTTTATTGAAACGCCATTTTTTACAGAACCAGGCGGTATTTTGGTCCTCGCCAAGGGGATTAAGGATTATTCTTTTAGCGAAATCGCACAGATAGTAGAAAGCAATAATCTAAAACTTATTGGTGCTTTTATTACGGATAGTAGGAATGATGTTATTCAGATAACCATTAAAATTGGGGCTACCCATTTAAATGAGGTGATCCAATCCTTTAGACGTTATAATTACACCATTCTATATGGCAACGATGATGATCAGTTTTTAGAGGATTTAAAACAAAGGTCCGATTATTTGGACAAATACCTTAACGTGTAA
- a CDS encoding phage holin family protein encodes MNLLLRILLSAVAVVILANILPGVGVDSYTTAIIVAIVLSLLNFIVKPILIILTLPVTILTLGLFLLVINAIIILLADNLIDGFQVDNIWWALLFSLLLSFLQSILFSILKDDKKL; translated from the coding sequence ATGAATTTATTATTGAGAATACTCCTTAGTGCGGTTGCCGTAGTTATTTTAGCAAACATTTTGCCTGGAGTTGGCGTAGACAGCTACACCACCGCCATAATAGTAGCAATAGTTTTGAGCTTATTAAATTTTATAGTAAAACCTATCCTGATCATCCTCACCTTACCGGTAACCATTTTAACTCTTGGACTTTTCCTCCTAGTAATCAATGCCATTATCATACTTTTGGCAGATAATTTAATTGATGGTTTTCAGGTAGACAATATATGGTGGGCATTACTTTTCAGCCTACTACTATCCTTTTTGCAATCTATATTATTTTCAATTCTAAAGGATGACAAAAAACTTTAA
- a CDS encoding alpha/beta fold hydrolase has translation MQILHSNIIGQGDPILILHGFLGMLDNWKSIGTKYAEEGFEVHLIDQRNHGKSFHSEQFNYDVMAADLNHYMVYHKLPNAIILGHSMGGKTAMLFACKHPEMVKKLLVADIAPKFYPPHHQDIINGLNAIQIHDISSRQEADEQLAKYLKQTGVRQFLLKNLYWVEKGVLGFRFNLEVLSERMDEVGENIGTTDSYSGPTLFLRGDKSEYITDADLTEIKNHFSRATLVTISNAGHWLHAENPKQFLAKSIPFIKE, from the coding sequence ATGCAAATTTTACATTCCAACATTATTGGCCAGGGAGACCCGATCTTGATCCTGCACGGATTTTTAGGAATGCTAGACAACTGGAAATCCATTGGCACAAAATATGCCGAGGAAGGTTTTGAAGTCCATTTGATTGATCAGCGGAACCACGGAAAAAGCTTCCATTCTGAACAATTTAATTATGACGTAATGGCAGCGGACCTAAACCATTATATGGTATATCATAAGCTACCTAATGCCATAATTCTAGGTCATAGTATGGGCGGCAAGACCGCAATGTTATTTGCGTGTAAACACCCGGAAATGGTAAAAAAATTGCTGGTTGCAGATATTGCTCCAAAATTTTATCCACCACACCACCAGGACATCATCAACGGATTAAATGCCATCCAAATCCACGATATAAGTTCTAGACAGGAGGCAGATGAACAATTGGCCAAATACCTAAAACAAACGGGCGTGCGACAATTTTTACTAAAGAATTTATATTGGGTAGAGAAAGGAGTCCTAGGTTTCCGATTTAATTTGGAGGTACTTAGTGAGCGAATGGATGAGGTTGGAGAAAATATTGGAACAACCGATTCTTATTCTGGTCCTACTCTTTTTCTTAGGGGCGATAAATCCGAGTATATCACCGATGCGGATCTCACGGAAATTAAAAATCACTTTTCTAGGGCAACTTTAGTCACCATCTCCAATGCCGGCCATTGGCTGCATGCTGAGAATCCGAAACAATTTCTGGCAAAATCCATCCCCTTCATTAAGGAATAG